In one window of Paraflavitalea soli DNA:
- a CDS encoding DeoR/GlpR family DNA-binding transcription regulator, which translates to MLKKERQAYILHQVNLHNKVLSSSLSLEISVSEDTIRRDLQELADEGKIIKVHGGALSHSFNQVYYPSNNVYSHDHKKIIAQKAASLVEDGMFVLTTGGTTIIELARALPPQLRATFISGSIPAVLEYMHHPTIEVILIGDKVSKNSKITVGSEAIAQIKRIRADVCFLGVNAISIKDGITDSDWDVVHLKKAMIESSRKVVCLSIAEKINSLQPIHICEVNKIHTLITELSPDDPMLKPYRDAGIEVL; encoded by the coding sequence ATGCTTAAGAAGGAACGACAGGCTTATATATTACACCAGGTCAACCTCCATAACAAAGTGTTGTCCTCCAGCCTTAGTCTGGAAATCAGTGTATCAGAAGATACCATCCGCCGCGACCTACAGGAACTGGCCGATGAAGGCAAGATCATCAAAGTACACGGAGGAGCACTCTCCCACTCTTTCAACCAGGTGTACTATCCCTCCAACAACGTCTATTCACATGATCATAAAAAGATAATAGCGCAAAAAGCCGCATCTCTCGTAGAAGATGGCATGTTTGTGCTCACCACCGGCGGCACTACCATCATTGAGTTGGCCCGGGCATTACCACCACAGTTAAGAGCCACCTTTATATCAGGCAGTATCCCTGCTGTGCTCGAATACATGCACCACCCTACTATTGAAGTGATCCTGATTGGCGACAAAGTGTCTAAGAACTCAAAAATAACCGTGGGCAGTGAGGCTATCGCACAGATAAAACGCATCCGCGCCGATGTCTGCTTCCTCGGTGTCAATGCCATCAGCATTAAAGACGGCATCACCGACAGTGATTGGGATGTGGTTCACCTTAAAAAAGCAATGATCGAATCTTCCCGCAAAGTAGTCTGCCTTTCCATTGCTGAAAAGATCAACTCTCTTCAGCCCATCCATATCTGTGAAGTGAATAAGATCCATACACTCATCACTGAATTATCACCGGACGATCCGATGCTAAAGCCCTATCGTGATGCAGGTATTGAAGTACTCTAA